The uncultured Desulfatiglans sp. DNA window CTGCAGAAGATCCTGCCGCTGTCCGGCACGGATATTATAGCAGGGCTTGCGACACTCGTCGGATGCGGGGTGGTGGAGGCCGCCCCGGACGGTTCATGGCAAGTGAGCGCGCTTGGATACCCTGCGGTGGATGATGCCTTGAGAGGCGAGGGATACCTCGCCGGAGCCTTTTAGGAGGGCAGAATGTCCCCCAATCCTGAGATTGCCGATGCCTTTCGTGAACTGAGCCACGTCAAGCTTCTGCCGATTATCCTGATCGCCGTTGCGGCATGGGCCGCGATCAAGATTGCCGACCGTCTTTTCCCCTGGGTTGCAGAGCGGCTCCCGGCCAGGTTCCGGTTGCACGTATTGCCGGTGGTTACGATCGTCCGTTTGATGATTTTCGCCCTTGCGATGGTTTTGATCGTTCCACTGATCATCGAACCGTCGTTCCAAAACCTGGTCGCCATCCTCGCGGCGGCGGGCCTCGCCATAGGGTTCGCCTTCAAGGATTACATGAGCGGCATCATCGGCGGTTTGCTGGTTGTTTACGAACGGCCGTATCGTGTAGGTGACTGGGTCGAGATCGACGGCGACTACGGGGAAGTGAAATCGGTGAGCGCCAGGTCGGTGCGGCTCCTGACCCCCGATGACACGGTGGTGCATATCCCGCACACCAGGATGTGGCAAAGCGCTATCCGTAACCACAACGACGGGAAGCGGGATCTGCAGTGCACGGCGGATTTTTATCTGGACAGCGATCATGATGGATCGTTGATGCGCCAGAGACTCCATGACGTTGCCCTGACAAGTCCTTACGTGAACCTCGATCACCCGATCATCGTAGTGACTTCCGAAAACCCCTGGGGAACGCGCCATCGGATCAGGGCGTATCCGATCGACGCACGCGAGCAGTTCCTGTTTATCAGCGATTTGACGGCGAGGGGAAGGAGAAGCATCTCCGAGGCGGGAGGACGCCCGATCCGGGTGCCCTGGCATCCGGGCAAGGAGGATGGTGTTCAAGGCTTATCAGGGACAGGCCCCTAGAGGTAGATTCTGCTTTCGGCCGGTTCCCCGTATCGCTCCCTCAGTTTGCGGATCCTCACGTGGAGTGGGGCAAGTTCAGCCCGGATGGCGCCTTCAGGGCAGTATCTCACGCAGTTGAAGCAGAATATGCACTCCGGTCCGAATTCCGGGTAAGGGGTGAGGCGGATCGCCTGGACGGGGCATTGGTCCGCGCAGAGGTTGCACAGGGTACAGTGTTCCTGGTCGAGGGTGCGGGCAGGGAAATGGGCCTTCGCCCGCGTAAATCCTTCGGGATCGGGTTCCGGGGGCGCCTGCGGATCAGGAGCGAGCGAGTCGGCGGCGATCGTAGCTGGTTCGGATGTCCTCATCTTGGCTTCGACGGAGGTGACCAGCTGTTCGGCAATGAGGGCGTCGTTTCGGTCGGGGCGGCCTTTCGCCAGGGGTTCATCGAGGGCCCACATGAGCGAGTGTTCTGCTACGAATTTACCGGCGCCGAGCACGGGATAACCTCTTTCCTGAAGCGTACGGGCCATGTCGTAAAGCGCCCGTCCGCTGTTGACGCCTCCCCACGTGACGAAGGGGACGGAAAATCCTTTGCAGGACGGGGGCAGCCCGGAAAGGAAAGCCGTCACGGGCGGTGCTGCGTAAGAGGCGTATACGGGTGAGCCGACATAGATGCAGATGTTGTCCCTGGCCGCGCCCATCTGGGACATAACGAAGGGAATGTCGTCGTCCCGTCCGAGGTCGATCATGACGGCGGGTGTTCCCTCGGTTCGGAGGGCGCTTTCGATCGCGCGGGCCATGCGGCGGGTGGTGCCTGAGGGTGAAAAATAGACGATAAGTGCTTTGCGGATGGCCATCGGCATAACCGCCCTCCTTTGGATAGTGCCTTCGCCAGAGAAGGCTGTCTGCCTAGTTGTCCGGCCGGCAAATGTCGCATCACCGTGCCTCGGCACACGGGGGGTATAAGCTCCTCTTTCCCTCGTCGACCCTGCGCAATCTCATGTGGAAAAGGGTCGCAGCGGGGACGCGCCCCGGATTCAGAGAAGAGGACCGCTTTCATCCGCCGCGCGGGATCATCTTTCGAGTACTTTCGGGCAGGTCCCGCTTCATGTTTCATGGAGGGAAAGCGGCCGCTTGTGGGGATGCCACACGGTCAGGAGCCACGAGGCTCCCGGAGGCGCACCACCTCCCAGAGGCGGTGAAAAAAGCCCTTTCCCAAGGAAAAACTAGCGCATGGCATTGGATAAAGTCAAAAGAATTGGTTGGGGAGGCATTGAAAATCAGAGCCGCGTGGGCGGCTGCATGTGACGCTCGATAGCGGTAGGTTTAAAACAGATGCAAATGCCAAAATACGGCAAGGAGGCGAAGGCCCAACAAATGGGGCTTTGGTATAGATGGAGGAAGGTTTGGATCGCCGTTACCTTCATGTTGGCCTTGATGGCCGGAGCGCGGCAGTCCCGTGCTATGGAGTTCTGCGCCGGCGATGCTACATTCGACCGGCCTTTCAGAAAGGGGCAGGTCGCGCTGCAGCTTGCGTCCGGCCTTCTTTTCTCACCGACCATATTGGCTAAACGGTCATCTGTCATGGATTATTGGCAGACCAATCTGCGCCTTTCGAAAATGCTGACGGACCCGGGACCCGGCAGGTCGCTTATCCGGGGGAATTGGGAGCTGATCGGCGAATTGACCTACTCGTATATTTACAAAGGGGCAGGCAACGTCATGGGAGGCGTTACCGGCCTTATCCGCTACAATTTCGTCCAGCCCGGTGCGCGCTGCTTTCCTTACCTCCAGGCCGGGGTGGGAGTGGTCCTGAACGACGCCTATCGCGACGGGAATCAGATCGATCTCGGGCAGGCCGTCGAGTTCACCCCGCAGGGCAGTGCGGGATTACGGTTCATGCTCTCTCCGCATTGGGCGCTGAACGCCGAGGTCATGTTCCATCATGTCTCCAACGCCGGTCTGTCGATGCGAAACAGGGGACTCAACGCTTTCGGGGGACTCGTCGGGATGACGTACTTTTTTGGCGGCACGGAGGAGCCTGTCCGATAAAACACGCCATAAAGCCTTTTCGTCGCCGGTTTGTTTGCATTGAGAGCAGCCGATCGGCTATCATGGATCAGCGCGCACCTTCAGTTCCAGAGGGGATTCTTTGACTGTGGACATGCCATGCCGTTAGGGAGGAGAAAGCCATGGGGCGAAAACCGGAGAGGAAATTTTATTTGAAGGAGTTCAAGGCGATCAGCCACGCCATATCGATTTATGAAGATCTGGCGCTCCTGATGAATCATCTGAGCGAGGGGACCAGCAGAACCTTCGAGGCGAAGGGTTGCAGCATCTTCCTGGTGGATGACAGGGAAAACCAGCTGGTTCACGTCAGTACCTATGGGATCAGTGAAGAGTATTTGAACAAAGGACCGCTCGTCCTGAACAAAGAGTCCTGTGTAACTTGCACGGGTGAGCCGGTCCTGATCCGGGACATGCAGAAGGACGTGAGGGTCCAGTATCCGGAGTCTGCGGCCAAGGAGGGAATCGTGAGCATGCTCTCCGTGCCGATCAAGTACCACGGCGCTGTCATCGGCGTCATCCGGGTCTATCACGCCGAGCCGTGGGAGTATCATGAGGCCGATATCGAAACCTTGTGCGTTTTGGCCGAACAACTCGGTGTGGTCATCGAGAACAACGGCCTCAAAAACTTTCTCGAGAGGGTGAAAATGGCCTTGGAAAGCCTGCCGCTGAGGGCCTTGGAAGGGCTCTAGCCATGGCGGGAAAGGTTTTCAGAGATACCACCCCTATTTTTGTGATTGACCACGGAGACATTATCGAGGTCGGCGGAAAGCGTTACGTCGTCACCGGTCACGAAAGGGAGCGCCGCTTCGGAATGGACGACCCGAAATTCTGGGTGAAGCGCGTGGTGGATGAGGAAACCGGAGAAAAGAAGCTCATCAAATTGTCTTTTCTGGAGACCTTTGTGGCCTCTTATGGGGAGGTGAAGGTGAATTGCTTCCGGAATCCTACCAAGGAGGCCGAGATCCTCGATCTGGTCAAGGATCACCCGTTTTTCATGCACGGGACATCGAGCCTCGATGAGAAGGGAAACGTGCTGCGGATTCTGGATATCGTGAATGGCACCAACTTTCTGCTTTACCTGGACGAGTTCACCATGCCATACCGGGACTACATGGAGAAATACCTTCCGAACATGCTAAGGCATATCGTCAAGGCGTTCGAGGCCATCCGTTTCCTGCATATCAACGGGTTCAGGCATGGGGATATCCGTAATGACCACATCATCGTCGAAAAGGAAACCGGGAGGTACGTCTGGATCGATTTCGACTACGATTTCGAAGCGACGGAAAACCCTTTCGCCCTGGATCTTTTCGGCCTGGGAAGCATTTTGATGAATGCGATCGGGAAGGGGCTGCACGATATGCACATGATCTTGCAGCAGAAGTCTACATATGGAGATGTAGCGGAGCAGCTCGAACCTGGGGATTTTTCAATCATTCATAAGAGGCGGCTGGTGAATCTCAAGAAACTCTACCCCGAGATCCCCAAACCGTTGAATGATATTTTGATGCATTTTTCGAAATCTGCGAACGTTTATTATGAATTTACCGAAGAAATCATAGAAGATCTCAATCGCTGTCTTTATTCGGTATTCGAGTGAGGGGAGGCATCCTTTGACAACAAATGTACTTGTACCTCTCAGCGACTCTGTAAGTTCCCGGGCGGTTGTGGACTACCTGGTGAATCTCCCTTTCTGCCCGGAAGACTGGAACGTCGTTCTGATACATCTTTTCCGCAAGCCCTCCGCGAGTGAAGAGCTGATGGGAAAGAAGTTCACGGAAGAAATGTCGGCGCGCTACCAGGATGTGCTCGAAAAGGCGCGGGACCGCCTGATCGAAGCCGGGTTCACGCCGGACCACATCAGGATCGAGATGATCAGCGAGCCTTATCCGACGATTTCCGACGGGATCATCGATCAGTTTCGTAAGGATAAGTATGATATGGTCGTCATCGGGCGTAAGCGGATGACCAAGGCCGAAGAGTTTGTCATGGGGGACGTCAGCGTAAAACTACTCCGGGCCCTCGAAGGAGCCGCCATCCTGGTCGTCAAGTCCAAGTGAGGGCCTCTCCTTACAGGCGGCTTCCCTTTGAATCGGCCTGAAACAAGCTGCCGCTGGAATGCCGTTGGCGATCACCAGCGGCGCGCAGGGAGCCCGCATGAATCCCGTTATAGCTTGGTTCCGCAGACATCTTTCCAATCCCCAGATCGTAATTCTCGGAGTGCTTCTCATAATCGGCGGGGTCCTCGTCCTGGCGCTCGGCGGAATCCTCGCCCCCGTCCTGGTCAGCCTCGTCCTTGCCTATCTGCTCGAAGGGCTGGTGAAATTCTTCGAGCGTTTGAAAATCCCCCGCATCCTGAGCGTAGCGATCATTTTCGTGCTTTTCATGGCCGGCCTGCTTTTCCTCTTCGTGGCTCTCGTCCCGCTTCTCTGGCAGCAGTCGGTACAGCTCATCCAGGGTCTGCCCTCCAAGATATCCTGGACACAGGATGCTTTGATGCAACTGCCGGACCGGTACCCCGAGTTTTTCAGTGAGCAGCAGATACGGGATTTCATGGCCATGCTGCGATCCGAGCTTGCCAATGCCGGGCAGCGGCTGGTTTCCCTGTCTATCGCTTCGGCCCGCTTGATCGTATGGATCGTGGTCTATATGTTCCTTGTGCCTATGCTTGTGTTTTTCTTCTTGAAAGACAAGAATCGACTGCTTGAATGGGTGCGACGATTTCTTCCGGCGGAAAGGCGGCTTGCCAGCGAGGTCTGGCAGGAGGTCGACCGCCAGATAGGGAACTATGTGCGCGGGAAGGCCTGGGAGATCCTCATCGTCTGGGTGGTCAGTTTCATCACCTTTTCACTCCTGGGTCTCGAGTTTGCAATGCTGCTGAGTCTTTTCGTCGGGCTTTCCGTCCTGATCCCCTATATCGGTGCCACCGTGATGACGTTTCCCGTGGCCTTCATCGCCTATTTCCAATGGGGGCCGACCGCGCCTTTCTTCTATACCGTCGGCGCGTATCTTCTCATCCAGATACTTGACGGGAACGTGCTGGTCGCCCTCCTTTTCTCGGAGGCCGTCAACCTGCACCCCATCGCCATCATCGTCGCAGTCCTCTTTTTCGGCGGTGTCCTCGGTTTCTGGGGAATCTTCTTCGCTATCCCCCTCGCCACCCTCGTCCAAGCCATCATCAACCAATGGGGTCGGACCAAATTATCTGCCTGAAATCAAGGCACTATTTGCTTATAGTGTAAGGTTTTAGAGCCTTAGAATGGCCTTTTCAAGGCCCAAATGCCGGTTTTAAGCAGATACAGCAATAGGGTCGGACCAGATTATCCAGTAGAAATCACATTGCTATTGCCGGAAAACATGGATTTGTGTTGCTTTAGAATGACCTTTTTAGGGCCCAAATGACAGTTTTAAGCAGATGTAGATACAAGGCAGGGGGGGATCGGACATCTGCTGAAAGCTTTACGCGTCGCTTGGATTGGCGTCCAGGCACCTCATATTCCCCGTTGCGCCGGGCTGGGTTTTATTGCCTCGAGGCATTTAAAGGTGTTGAGGCTCTTGGGTTGAGGATCCTTTTCTTCAAGTTTTCAGAAGGTATTAACGCCGGTCAAAAAATGGACAGAATGGAGGGTTTAAAAACGATCAGGGAGAGTACCGGGACATAGCTGTGCACGGGGCGGCAAACGGCTTTGCGAAGAGGGGGAGCCTGCGGGAGCCAGATACGCCCGAGGAAGGGCCCTCCACCTCTCCAGGAGGGAGAGGCGGGAGCAAACAAAGATTTTTCAGGGAATGGACCTATTTGTTTTTTCTTCGATAACTTGTTCCTCCGAGGATGATGATCTCCGAGTTGTAGACGAGCCGGTCAGCGATCGCGGAGGCTACCGTGTTGGAATCGAAGACCTTCCCCCATTGAGCAAAAGGCAGATTGGTGGAGAGGATTGTTGACCTCTGGGTATGCCTTTGACTGATGACCTGGAAGAAGAGGTTCGACCCCTGTGAGCCAAGCGGAAGATAACCAAGCTCGTCACAAACGAGCAGATCCGGGGTTTGATAATGCCGAAGCTTTCTGATGAGCGATCGGTCGAGCTCGGCGGCGACCAACTGGTTGATCATGTCGATGGCGCTGGTGAAGAGGACCTTGAGGTTGGCATTGCACGCTGAGGTGGCGATGCATTTGGCCAGCATGGTTTTCCCGGTGCCGGGGTTGCCGATGAAGATGATATCTTGCTTTTTTTCGATGAAGTCGAGGTTGAGGAGTTCGAGGATTTTGGTTTTCTGATCCTCGCGGGATTTGTGGTGGTGGAAGTCAAACTGATCGATGCTCACTCTTTCCGTGATGCCGGATTGTGAGAAGCGTCGGCTGACGGCGTTTTTCCACCGCTCCTCCTGTTCTGCATCCAACAGACGCTTCAGGATGTCCAGGATGCCGAGGTTTTTCTGCCGAGCCTGCTCGAGGACACCTTCGAGATGGGCGGCCATTACGGAGAGCTTGAGGGCCTTGAGGTCCTGAGAAACGACCTCGATGGACACGGACATGGCTATTTCCCCTTTCTGAGGACAAAGGCGTCGAACTCGGCGAGGTTGGGTTCTTCGAGGCGGATGCGGTTCAGTCGCTCTTCTTTGAGCTGGAGAGGCGGGTGGTCTTTGGTGGGGGTGTGGTCCTGGACGAGGATGTTTTCGATGTAATGAGCGCCGAAGGCCTTGTTGATCAGTGCTTTTTGAAGAGATGCCAGGAAAGCGACCAACCCGTAGCGGTCTTTGAGAACCAGGAGTTTGCCCACATTCTTCCTGAGGGGAAGGCGGGCTGCAGCCATGTGTTCGAGGTAGAGCCTGGCATCTTCGCCCAGGGAGGCGAAGAGGGCCACTTCTTCGGATTGCCACTGCCTGCGCATGCCTTTTAAGACCGCTTCGCGGTGCTCCGGGAGTTCGATGCGCTGTTTCCGTTCCCAGGAGCGCTGATGGGTGGCGATCAGTTTTTCCTTGAGATAGATGCTGAGAGTTTGCTGATCGGCTTTGACCACGACCTGTTTGCCGACGGCCCAGGGGGGAGTGGTGTAGGTGTTGGCATCGAAGTGAATGCAAAAATCGGTGTGGACCTTGAGCACGGCTGATTCACGGCAATCGGGAAGGAAGTCGGGCAAAGGCCTGAGTTGCTCCTGCAGGGCTCGATCGACAGGCCTCTGAGCGGTGGTGGCATGCAGCCGGCAGTTGGCGAGGGTATCGCGCCAGTGATCGGCCTGGCGCTGCAAGTCGGTGAGATCGACGAACTCGCGCAGGGGCCAGAAGTTATGGCGGATATAGTGGATGACGCCCTTTTCGACCTTGCCTTTTTCCTGAGGCTGGCGGGGGTTGCAGGCCCGCGGGGTGATGCCGAAAGGACGGAGGAACTCCAGAAAGGCTTCGTTGAAGCGGATGAGGGATCCTTCCCGTTCGAGCACGGCGGTGAGCATATTGTCGGTGAGGATTTCTCTCGGGACCCCGTTAAAGAAACGAAAGGCGTTCAAGAGGCAGCGGTGAAGGGTCTGCTGGTTTTGGGAGTGGGTGAACTCGAGATAGAGCAGTCGGCTGTAGCTTAAAACGATGGCGAAGCAGTACAGCCTGCGCTCCGTATCGCCGTAGCGGAGGCTGCCGAAGTGGCCCCAGTCGATCTGGCACTGCTCGCCCGGCAGGGTTTCGAAGCGCAGGAACACCCGGCGCGGTGCGGGCCTGATCGATCGCAGGAAGTCCCTGAGGATGGTGAGCCCACCCCGGTACCCCTTGGCGGTAAGCCGCTGGTGGATAACGGTGCCGAGGACGCGGGGATTACGTTCGAGCATGGCCCGGATATCATCCCGGAACGGGTCCAGTTTGCTGGGTCGCTGGAGTTTTTTCCGTTCGGGGGTTGGATTGCGAAGGTATTTGGTGACGGTTTGGCGGTTCAGGGCCAACTGCTCCGCGATATGGCTTTTCGTCCAGTCTTCCTGTGCCAGGCGNTGGATCTCAAAAACGATGCGTCTTGTGATCATGGTCTCCTCCGAGGCTTTGGTGGATGAGTTGGCGAACGGTGGCGCGGTCGGTCCGAGACCCACAAGGCAGGGAAAGAACCTGAAACAGCCTCCCGTCAAAGGCGATCAAGTCTTTGTGGATCAAACCGTCCCGGGCGAGGATGTATTCATCGGCCAGCAGGCCCGTCAATGAACAGATCCGGTCGTAACTGTAATAGGACAATCCGTGGCGGTCTCCGACCACGATCAGGAAGAGATAGAGGATCAACTCGTGGTGGCTGAGTTCGGCCCAGAAGCCCTCGCGCAAAAACCGGTGCTCGATGGTGGCAAAGCTCCCTGCGATCTTTCTTGCCCTGTCGGGGCGAAGCAGCCGTTTTTCGATCATGGCCTTTCTCCTTTCGAGAGAAAAGCTAGCATGCGGATGGAACCAAAGGCGATCGAGTCCTCTTTTGCAATCAGAGCCTGACGTGTCTAACGAGCAGGAATTAAAAAGACTTTTTCTGGGAACGCGTCCATTTTTGCAATCACTGGGAGCATGTAAAAGGCCTGCGGAGGTCCGCCAATCCAAGGGATCAACGCGTCCATTTTTGCAATCCGCTTTCCAGGCGATCTACGGCTGTTGCGGCAGTGCTGCAGCAGGCGGTTACGCTGAGCTTTGGCGGGATGGCGTTTACGGTAGGCCTTGTAGTAACCGGGGTGGCGGTTGTGCCACGCTTTCTGGCAGTCGCGCTGGTTGGCTTTGTAATCCGGGTCGGAGAGGAGTTTTTCACGCTGCCACTGGCGCTTCCGGGCACGCTGGCATTCCTTCCGGGCGCAATAGCGTTGGGTCTTGATGCGCGGATTGCGCTCGAAAACAGATCTGCAATGGAGGCATCGAATAGTCTCGTTCATGGTCGTCCTCCCCGTGGATGACAACCATAACACTTGTGAGCCTAATCTTTCGAGATTACACAAAAAGACGAAATAAAGAAGAGAAAGAAGCAGATCCAGGAAGAAAAGACAGGTTTTACATACAGGAAAGAAGGAAGAACCTGCAATGCCGGTTTTTCAGATGCTCATTTTGGCCAGTTTTCTACCGGCTATATCTGCCCATTTTTTGACCGGCGTTAATAAGAAGGATCGTTCAATGGCTTAGAAGGGGTTTTTTCAGGTCCAAAAGGTGGTTTTAAGGGGTAAAACCGGCCCGTCTTCGAATCTTTTTCGAGTCTGTCCAAATACCTATCTTGGTCCGACCCCAAATAGGGCTTGACAAAAGAAGGATGGGTATTCTAAAAATCTAAAGGGATGTTCAATCTTGGCTGCTTTTCGAGCATTTCCTTTCAAGAAAGAGTCATTGGTTTCAAATGGGTCTTCTATTTTTTTTAAAAAGGAAGGAAGGCCTTTTCGGTTTGCGGTTGATGATTTTTGCAATTTGCGATATGCGAACAAATGGTGAAGTTCGCGTTTAGGTGTGCCTTACTATACATTAGACGAACTATATTCTTTAAGTCTCTATTGTTTTCTAACCTTCATGTCTTTCTCATCTCCATCTGTAAAAGTACAGGGCATCTTCAAAGGTGTCCGTTGTCCAAATAAAGCGTATTAAAAATTTTCCAAATCGAGTTTTCGGAAAAATCTCACCGGATATCGCCGTTATCCGTGTATTTTCGGATGAGAAGGTCTCTGCTGAGCGCTTCTCGGTGTCTATCGTAAAGCTTTAACGCTTAATCCAGGTATTCCGGGCGTATATGTAGTTTTCAGCTGCAAGCCGGTTTGATGGCGTTTTCATGGGGCAGATGATGTGGTTGCTCTACGAGAGAATATCGAAGTCCACCAAGTTGGGCTTTCAAAGCTTGAAATCGTGTGCCCGGGTTGGAAGTCCCATCGAGTTCCATCGCCCACCTTGGTTTGAAAAGATCTTTTCGTTCATGGTCAATGTTGACGAGCAGGTCTTATGGAAAAAGAGAGCTTCAAGGTCGTTAGAAAGACTGCAGGGCTTAGCAACCTGTTCAATTTGATCGCCTCTCTCGCGCTCCTGGTGATCATGTTGCTTACGTGTTTCGATATCTCCATGAGGTATCTCTTCAGTCGTCCAATCCCCGGGACCTATGAAATCGTGAGCATTTTGGGAGCTGTCGTGGCCGCCTTTGCGATGCCTTATACGATGCTGGAGAAGGGGCATGTCGCGGTGGACATCCTGGTCAAGAGCCTCTCGCGGGGCAAACAGCTCGTCATCGAAACCGTGACACACCTTCTCGGCATCCTCTTTTTTCTTGTGCTGGTTTGGCAGTCCGTCGAGTTGGGCCTCGATATGAAGGCGGCGGGGGAGATCACACCGATCCTGCATATTCCGTTTTATCCACTTATTTATTTGATTGGACTTTGTTTTTTCGGCCTATGCGTTGCCATTCTGCATAACCTCTTAGACTTCTGGAAGAAGGCGAAAAGATGAATCCAGTCCATGTCGGCCTCCTTGGCGTTCTATTTCTCGTCATCCTTTTATTTTCACGTTTTCCGGTTGCCTTCTGCATGGCCCTTGTGGGGCTGCTCGGTTTCGGGTACCTGGTGAGCCCTGCTGCGGCGCTGAACATCACCGTGAAAGATTTTTATACGGTTTACAGCTCATACGACTTGACGGTCGTCCCGCTGTTCGTTTTCATGGGACAAATTCTCTTCTACTCGGGCATCAGCCGCAAACTCTACGATGCCGCTTTCAAGTGGGTCGGCCACTACAAGGGCGGCCTCGCGATGGCGACGATCGGAGCCTGTGCGGGGTTTTCCGCCATTTGCGGATCCACGAACGCGACGGCGGCGACCATGGCCTCCGTCGCGCTTCCCGAGATGAAACGGCTGAAATACCGTGATGAATTGGCTACCGGGGTCGTGGCCTCCGGGGGGAGCCTTGGAATTCTGATCCCGCCCAGCGTAATCTTCATCGTCTACGGGATCCAGACCGAACAATCCATCGGAAAACTTTTCATGGCTGGGATTTTTCCCGGGATCCTGCTTTCCATCCTCTTCATCCTGACCATCTACATCTGGGTCTCGTTGAGGCCGGAGATCGCCCCGCTGGTCGAAAGGCAAGGGTTGAAAACCAGGATCAAGTCCCTGGCGGGCCTGGTCGAGGTCATCATCCTGTTTTTGCTGGTCATGAGCGGGCTCTTCCTGGGTATATTCACCCCGACGGAGGCGGGCGCGGTAGGGGCATTCGGAGGTCTGGTCATTCCTCTCGTGAGGAATCAGCTCTGCTGGGAGGGGTTTCGGGATGCACTCTACTCCTCGACGCGCACGACCTGCATGATCTTCATGATTGTTGCAGGGGCGACGGTATTCGGCCACTTTCTGGCGGTGACCACCATCCCGAGCACCTTGTCGGGGTGGGTCGTGGAGCTTCCGCTGCCTCACTGGGCAATCATGATCGTCGTCATGTTCTTTTTCCTCATAGGGGGGTGTTTCATGGATGCCCTCGGGATGATCCTCCTGACGATCCCCATATTCTTCCCGGTTGCGGTAGCCCTTGGCTATGATCCGATCTGGTTCGGGGTGGTGATCGTGCTCGTAACGGAGCTCGGCGTCATTACACCGCCTGTAGGCATCAATGTGTATGTCGTGAGCGGAATCGCAAAGGGGGTGCCATTGGAGGTCATTTTCAAAGGGACTTTCCCGTTTGTTTTGACGCTGATTACCTACATCGTCATCATGATTTTCTTTCCGCAGATCGCTCTGTTCTTGCCAAGTTTTCTGGCGTATTGATCTCTTCAATTGGAAACGGAGGTTGGGCTTCAAGCGGCTTTTCAATGAATTTTTTTTGGAGTGCGAGAGAGATTTCAGAGGCGGTGAACTTCAAGATCGAAAGGAGAGTCGGCATGAGGAAAAATTTCTGGTTCACAGTGGCGTGTCTGGTATGCGGTGCACTGCTTGCGTCGATGGGGATGGTCGTTCCACAGGCACAGGCGGAAACCTACAACTTCACCTACAGCACGTTTTTCCCTCCAACCCACATCCAGACCAAGGTGCCCCAAGCCTGGGCAAAAGAGATCGAAGAGCTTTCCGGCGGCAGGATAAAAATAAAAATCTTCACCGGAGGGTCTCTCACGCCTGCCCCGCAGATCTATGACGGGGTGGTGAAGGGCATTTCGGATTTCGGATCCTCCGTCCTGGCCTACTCTCCGGGGCGCTTCCCCATTATGGAAGCGGTGGACAACCCGCTTGGCTAC harbors:
- a CDS encoding conserved hypothetical protein (Evidence 4 : Unknown function but conserved in other organisms), encoding MIEKRLLRPDRARKIAGSFATIEHRFLREGFWAELSHHELILYLFLIVVGDRHGLSYYSYDRICSLTGLLADEYILARDGLIHKDLIAFDGRLFQVLSLPCGSRTDRATVRQLIHQSLGGDHDHKTHRF
- a CDS encoding TRAP-type C4-dicarboxylate transport system, small permease component (fragment), which encodes MEKESFKVVRKTAGLSNLFNLIASLALLVIMLLTCFDISMRYLFSRPIPGTYEIVSILGAVVAAFAMPYTMLEKGHVAVDILVKSLSRGKQLVIETVTHLLGILFFLVLVWQSVELGLDMKAAGEITPILHIPFYPLIYLIGLCFFGLCVAILHNLLDFWKKAKR
- a CDS encoding conserved hypothetical protein (Evidence 4 : Unknown function but conserved in other organisms), with amino-acid sequence MNETIRCLHCRSVFERNPRIKTQRYCARKECQRARKRQWQREKLLSDPDYKANQRDCQKAWHNRHPGYYKAYRKRHPAKAQRNRLLQHCRNSRRSPGKRIAKMDALIPWIGGPPQAFYMLPVIAKMDAFPEKVFLIPAR
- the istA gene encoding IstA5, with product MITRRIVFEIXRLAQEDWTKSHIAEQLALNRQTVTKYLRNPTPERKKLQRPSKLDPFRDDIRAMLERNPRVLGTVIHQRLTAKGYRGGLTILRDFLRSIRPAPRRVFLRFETLPGEQCQIDWGHFGSLRYGDTERRLYCFAIVLSYSRLLYLEFTHSQNQQTLHRCLLNAFRFFNGVPREILTDNMLTAVLEREGSLIRFNEAFLEFLRPFGITPRACNPRQPQEKGKVEKGVIHYIRHNFWPLREFVDLTDLQRQADHWRDTLANCRLHATTAQRPVDRALQEQLRPLPDFLPDCRESAVLKVHTDFCIHFDANTYTTPPWAVGKQVVVKADQQTLSIYLKEKLIATHQRSWERKQRIELPEHREAVLKGMRRQWQSEEVALFASLGEDARLYLEHMAAARLPLRKNVGKLLVLKDRYGLVAFLASLQKALINKAFGAHYIENILVQDHTPTKDHPPLQLKEERLNRIRLEEPNLAEFDAFVLRKGK
- a CDS encoding TRAP dicarboxylate transporter, DctM subunit → MNPVHVGLLGVLFLVILLFSRFPVAFCMALVGLLGFGYLVSPAAALNITVKDFYTVYSSYDLTVVPLFVFMGQILFYSGISRKLYDAAFKWVGHYKGGLAMATIGACAGFSAICGSTNATAATMASVALPEMKRLKYRDELATGVVASGGSLGILIPPSVIFIVYGIQTEQSIGKLFMAGIFPGILLSILFILTIYIWVSLRPEIAPLVERQGLKTRIKSLAGLVEVIILFLLVMSGLFLGIFTPTEAGAVGAFGGLVIPLVRNQLCWEGFRDALYSSTRTTCMIFMIVAGATVFGHFLAVTTIPSTLSGWVVELPLPHWAIMIVVMFFFLIGGCFMDALGMILLTIPIFFPVAVALGYDPIWFGVVIVLVTELGVITPPVGINVYVVSGIAKGVPLEVIFKGTFPFVLTLITYIVIMIFFPQIALFLPSFLAY